The genomic DNA CAGGGGCCATGAAATATTATCAGCACTTAAACCACTTGTGTTACACCCCCTCCTGTGATATGGTGCattatttgtttacaattcCTTTGCTGAGTGCCCTGAACAAAGGTGTCAGCCAAATTAACAAAAAGAATAAAACCCTTTAGCCTTAAAGAATAAATAAGAGCgctaaatacattaaacaacaCCATTCTGGGAAGACTTTTTGCCCCCCAGACGAAGCAGTTTGTTGAGTTGCTTCCCACAAAGTGCTGATTAATCAGCAGATCTGGCAGGCACACGCTACTCAGTATCTGGAGTCAGTGTCCTCCCAAAAACCCtcccaaaaaaaaacaccatgcaAAGTAACTGCATTATTGTGTCACGAACAGCAAACTGTACCCAAAAGCTTCCCATCTCCTATGCATTAGAAGTAAGGGCTTGCCAGTATCCAATACAGGAAAGTGAGGAAAGGGCTGAGTTGATCGCTGACTCCCCTAGACAGGGTTACAGTGCACCCATCGCTTTCACTATTGCTGGATGGGAACAGAGGAGAAGAGCCTGATACGGTCAGGGATGTGTAGTTGCTAGGCAGTGCACAACACTAGTGCGCTACATGAAAGACATTCTCCAAGTTGGAAGGAATTGAGAAAGGCTGCACACAACATGCGtgggtgtgtatataaatactcTTAGGTGCAAAAGCAAATAAGAAATCACCCAGATGGTAATCGTGGTCTTCGGAGGCAAACTACAGAAGCAGTCCTTCGGGAATAGCACTGAAATCTAGGGCTGATACAACCACAGATAGGCAGAAGGGCGTTAAGGGCAGGACACTTCGGAATGCACTTCAGTCCTGGAGATGGTGACCCATAAACCTGAAGACGCCTGTTGTTCTTTTGCAGCAGTAGATAAACGGTGTCTTTTGGTGAAGAAGACATTGTGAGACCCCACTATCCAGGCGCTGTTGTGGCTATTGGATGTTTTTCGCATGTCATAAGTTTTAATACTATCATACAAAATTCTGAGCTTGTCATTCGGTTTTAATAGATAAATAGTCAAAAACTTTACATAAACAACTTAATTGGTCAATATACGTTCAAAACCGCCCCGTACAGTAGACACTGGGACGCTGCAGTGAAAAGGCAAGGACTTCATTGACCTGTGTGGGTATGTGCACAGCTTTGTCCTGATCCGCACACACCCGCATGTCTTGACAGGCGTATATGCTTTCTTTTTTAAGCTCTTTGAAGTCTCACCTAACTTGTTCGGCTGTTTCCAACCGGAAATCGCCCAGCCTCGCTCCTCCCTGTACCCTCACAGCTGAACCCCGGGCCGCGGTCCCTTATTCCTGTCTCTGGACGCAAATACACCCGCAATGAAACATAAAGACACTGGCAATGGCAGATCAACACTATCGATCGCTCCCCCTCCCCTCATCCCTGTTGAAAACCCCCGTCACAGACCGAGCAGGACTGAGGATCACGCCCCCCGTCAGCGCGCCTCAGCGTCCCGGGCCACCGCGAAGTTAGTGGACTGACCATTCCACACGATGACGTAGAGAAGAGTCCCCTACCGCCTTACACAATCTGTGATGTAACACAATCTGTGATGTAACACAATCTGTGCGTCTGTGGTCCCACACGTCCTGATCACAGATTCCCACACTGGGACCTACGGCGCACAAGACGTGTAGACACAGAAATAGACAAGGGACTATAGATGGATACATATTACTATACAGCGCACACGACTGCTGCGAATCATTACCTAATTAACATACCTGCACATGGGTGGTCTACACCGAGAGAGACTTTCTCTACATGTATCTGACATGCATCTCACAGGCCCGACAGGGACAGGGTCGGCTGGGTACtcacatagctgggatcccccGGGGCATCAAGGTGAACCATGCGGCGATCGGAGGCCGGGGGAAGTGAGGGCACAGGGGGCTGCGCGGTTTTCACCAGCCGCCCGGGATCATCGCGTTAAGTCAGCCTCCGAGGGCTCGCACTCGCCTCCCGCTGCCCCTCCGGACCTTCCCCGGGGCGCGCTGTCCTGCGGCACCCAGGTCCACACGGGGGGCATTCAATACAACCTCCTGCGGCTGTAATCGCGGCGGCAGCGCGCAAGTTTGCAGCCCTTTTTGTAACAGTGCGGTCCGGACCCGCAAATAACGGCTCTCAGGCTCGCTGTCACTGTGACGTCGCCTCTGCCACGCCGCTCGCTGATTGGTGGAGCTCCTTCCCCTGACGTCACCCGAGCTCCGCCTCCCCCGCGATCGCCAGGGTGACGGCGGTAAACACAGCGCCTGCTGGCCGACCGTAACCCTCCCAGGAAGCGCGCATGCGCTTTTTCAATCTCATATCGCCGACTCGGACAAGCAAACTGTTCAAACCGGTGGCGTGCGTCTTTTTTTAGGTGTGGCAAATGCATGAAAATGTCCAGTGTTCAGCATCGTTTTTTAATTGGTTTGTAAAATAATGAGCATGTTTTTACCACATGCATCACACTACAGTTGAGTGTGATGTTAGCACAGTTCACAGCACacgctattattattatgaatagtaATACTACTGGAAGATCAGTCTGGTTACAAGCTGGCCAATTCAAAGTCCTGCCCAGTCGGACGCACAGTGACGAAGCGACATCCTGGGCCGGGTTTTACTTTATAAGGTGTTGAATATGACGAAAAAGTGATACTTATATAGGCATGCATGTACAGTTTAACATACAAAACGTCAGTACTGATACAAATCTCTACATAATCCGATCTACATGAATCCCAAAATTAACACCAACCAATATAGTTATATAGATATAATATATATCTTTATGAATGGCTCCTTATAAATTAAGAATATATCCGTTTAATGGCAAATCCTGCGTTAAGGCTTGATTCCAGATCAGTCTTGAAAGTATTTTTCATAACTTTTCACAAAGGTCTTCACACACTACTATCAAAACAACAATCTGCGCAGAAACCCGTTTATTTACTAGGTAATACGGTATTGACGTTCCCCAAAAGAGGTCAAACAGGTATAGGCGGCTGGGGACCTCTAGTGGAGGGATGAATGGACTGCAGCAAACTGATTTAAACTGCAGACTCCTGGCGTGAATCGTAACAGATACAGCCGGACGCATCAACCACACAAAATGTTTCATGTCTGTTATATATTCACAGCTGTGCCTTGAAACATGTATATGACATACAGTGTCCCTCCCCTCGCCCTATTTgtcattaattcatttattttaatgcacacAAGATTAGCCGATAGACCTCAAGGGTGGCTGACATGCCTGttgttaaaatattattttattgcacaGCTGAAGACTTTACCAAAAGTAGTTTAATTGCATTCTAATCACAACTTAATCACAAAAGGGCAACTCAATCATCACAGGGTTCATAGGGGACATCAACTGCCTTAGTTATTTCTGATTGGGCAAGTCTTGTATAGTGACTGGGAAGAGTCATTTCAATTCACAGCGAGAGGCCAGCAGGGTGTCAGTGGTGCCCAGGGCTGCAGTTCATAACATGACCAGCAGGGTGCTCAGAAGCCACACCCCCAGCCCAGAGCCCAGGACCGCAGTGGCCCCCGATGACAGTCTATCCCCAAACCGGTCCAGGAGCTGCAGGGCCACCCCATTGGTCCAGCCGAAGCCCAGCTGCAAACCGAGAGGGAGATGAGCCAATCAGAGAGAAGAATCTGCAGCGTCACAGAGGTCAATCCATCACAGAGTAAGGTTTTGCCACCCTAGCTCAAAGCAGGGCAATTAAGGTCAtgacgggggggtggggggtgggggggagatgAATCTCTTTAGTCCTGAGTGGAGGAGAAGGAATCCAGTTCTGAAAAGATAAAAATGAACTTTCAAAGTAATAAAATATCCTACCTGAACCTCATACTCCCCACCTCCTCCTGGCTTGCCATCTCCATTCACATcatactgagagagagggagagagagagaggaaatgaATGAGTGTTTGTGGCACAGAGAGGGAagaagagagactgagagaggagGTCTGAGGAAGAGGCAGGCTGTTGAGAGTTTAGGGagatgctgagagagagagagagagagagagagagagagattcaccTTCTCAAACATGGCCTGGTATGTCTTGTAGGCCTTCCTGTTGGTCTGGATCCATTTCTGAGACAGGTCGAGGGCAATCTGCTGAGCACTCTCTGAGCTCAGCTTGGACAGACCTGGGACACAGGCAGGGACACAGGCCGACATCAATaggaaagaagcagagaggagAAGCGAAGAACAGAAGACTTCAAAACACCGGCACTACTAACTACTACTGACCACTACAAGTACAGGAACTACAGATACTGATACTGAGAATTAAGTAGTGAAACTGAGACAGTCTACTATAGATATCACACATGCAGAGAATTTGTGGAAGACGTGGGCGACCAAGGCCGTGTGAATGTAGACGTGGATTATGTTCTTCCCAGATTGCGGACACCAGAAACAGACTCTTCGGGAGAGGAAGAGGACTACATGTATGACTGAGAGGTGCATCAACTGGACCTGTGCGGAGAAACACGCAGGCATACCCTCTATGATCATGTGCTGCAGGGGAGGCCAGGCATTGGGGTAGTCCCACTGCTGCCCACTATCCGACAGAGACGTGGGCACTCCATTGGGGTACTTCAGGGCACCGCTGGCCTGGAAACACACACATGGAAATGGAGATCAGGGACCGAGGGCGACCCAGGGAGTGTGAAGGGCGGGGGAGGAGGAAAGGGAAGATGGGAAAGACAGAGggtggggagaggagagaggagaagaaGGGCAGCTGGACAGGGTGGAGAAAGAGACCTAGAGTCATACACAGGAATGGTGGAAGGGGTCTGAGCTGTGGGTGGAGGGGTGTGCCGACCTGCAGGTATTCCAGCGCCCGCTCGCCGGCGCCCGGCTCGGCGTAGCACTGTGCCCACAGAGGGGCCAGGTTGGAGGGGTAGAAGCCGGGGCGGCTGGTGTTGGAGAGCAGGCTGTAGTCCCGCCACACACCCGTCTCCTCGTCCCACAGCACCGCCTGCACCGCCGCCATCCGCTGCTGCAGGGCGTCTTCCCAGTACTGCGCCGCACTCGTGTTACCTGGGAGCGCAGCCAGGgagtgagacagacagggagagagagagaggaagacagacagggagagagagagagggagagggagggagacagacccagagtcagagagacaCAGGTAAGGTcagtcacacagagagacagtgagaagtagagagagacagggtgagagagtgagagaaagagacaggcaGTACATAGGAGATTAAAACTTTCTTCTTCAGTTTGAAACAGCCGGTCCCAGATCCACAACCCCAGTGTTATGTCCTAGTGCCCCCTGTACCCCTCTCACCCAGTTCCTTGTAGAAGAAGGCTAGTGTCCTCTCGTTCCGGCACAGCAGGGCGTTGAGGTCGACGGGCAGTATGTGGCTGGTCCGGGTGTCGCTCAGAGCCCCCCCACTACCCCTGCCCCCCTCGGCCATGTACCAGCGCGAGGTGAAATCCCAGCCCGACTCTGCCCCCGCCTTCAGCTCCGCCCACAGCCTCTCCTGGGCATCTGGGGACAGAGACAGACCGAGACTCGATTAAGCCCCTTCCACACACCCCCCCGCCTCTAATCAAACCTCATCCTAAGGGCGGCCCCTGCCACCCTCTCCTATTCCCAAGCCTGGCAGTCTTTATGTATTCCGCCATTTGTCAGACATCTTAATCCACTGTCACTCTGCCCCTGCCCTTAGACCTTACCCTGAAAGCCTAACAAACCACAACCACTACATATTCTTTATGATTCAGGGGATAATAGTAATAGCAACAGGATACTCTGCTTTTAAGGTGTTTCCCTTTTCGAGCTGATTACCTTTGGACAGCCCCTGAGCCAGCTCCAGGTCATCAGTGTAGGACTCGGGCCTGACAGGACAGAGGGGTCAGTTTAAGTAACGCAGTTTCAATATCAACAATAAGTAAACAGCCTAAAACTTTCAGAGGTACTTTAAGGCTTTGTAGAGTTGTGCAGTTGGAGGATCACTCATTCACTCAGGGGCGATTCTGGCGCACTGACCCATAACGACCcattctgctccacgggagggaGGGGGCAACAGTTaaataatgcagtttaaataaaacattaataaccaAGAGCTAAAATATGCAAAATTAATGTATGGTATATTGAATTTCTGTAATTGGAGCAGGTCATTTATTCTCCCACAGGAAAGGGGTGTTTTTCAGTGTGCTAATCAGAAATGATCCACGGAGTTCGCAGGAGGGGAGCAATAGTTCAGTGATACAGTCCCCAGTCCGGACCCTGCGATGTCTCTGTACCTGGGCTGGCCCGCCTCCACCCTGTAGCGGTTCAGAGTGTGACTGATCCCAGCGCTCTGCACGACGACGGAGCGGTTCTCCATCCAGAATTGATACTCCTTCTCCAGCAAGGGCAGCGCAAAGCtggggcagagggagagagagagagggagaggcaggtCGCCGTCGGTCACACAAGCACACTGTCTTCTCGTAACTCAAACACAAAATCATTCATTTCTGCCCATTACATATTACTCTGGCAGTGTGGCCCCCCGCCGGCCCCTTCCTCCACCCCCCTCTCACCTCAGGAAGCTCTTGTCTTGGGTGGCCTGGTAGTAGCTCTCCACCATCAGGGTGAGGAAGGGCGGCTGGCTGCGGCGCTCATAGTACACACGGGCTCCATTGGGCACAAAGCCATACCTGAGACAGAGAGGATAGTATAGTAACGGTCGTGGCAGAAGTTGAAGTTGAAGACTGTTGTTGCAGAAGTGTAATGATAATTATATCCATAGTAGAATTAGTGATGGCAGGGGTGGTACTCCACAGTGGGCGCAGTGAGTGGGAGGCCAGGTGCTCAGTACCTTTCCACGAGGTACAGGAAGTTGCTGATCATGCCCCGCGCCGTGTCCTTCATCTCCGACAGCAACAGTCCGTTGATCACCCAGTAGGAGTCCCTGTCAGCACACAGCGCAGGGGTGTCACTATAATGCACTATAAAGCACAGCACACCATACGACATGACACAGCACAGCCTGGTGCGATGGGAATGCATGCTGCTCACGGCCCCCCATTGCAGGCCCACTCACCAGTAGTAGAGCTCTCTGAAGCGGCCCCCGGGGACAATAAGAGGATGGGGGGTGTAGATCAGGGAGTAGAGCTCAGGGCGGTCCTGGACTTCAGCTCGgacctgcacacagacacacaacttaTTAACACTTCTGGGGTAATAAGAGAGCGTTCTGCCatatctattattatttactgaCAAGAAGTTCTCTCACAATCTCCTCCTCTCTGATCTCCACCCGTTAACcagcttgtgtgtttttgcgtgtctgtgtgtgtgggcatATGCAAGTGTGCGTTTATGCATTCGGCTGTGTGTacgtatgtgtatgtgtgtgtgtgtgagggtgtctctgtctgtttgtgtgtatatttccgtacatccatctctctctctctgggactGACCTTCCTGCCCAAAGATTTCCACAGCGTGTGCAGGTCCCGGGCCCAGCTGCGCAGGTCGGGGTCTGTGATGTTCGACAGGAACTCGGGGCTGCAGGCAGAGACAGGTCAGTCAGCCAAAGGGCTTCCATGAACTCCTTCCACACTCACACTTGGAGACAATTATATCACAATGCTGCCTGCCAGTATTGAATCTTCTAAAACTCACTGCATTATGTTGCATTTACATTCTTCTGTTCAAACACCCTGTACTAtgcaatgcattttaatgagttGCCCTGGGTGTCCAAAtgaaggaataaataaatacatacatacattaacaaATACACAGATAGGTTAGTCATTATTGGCGTACATCAGGgagcatgtgtgcgtgtgtatgtgcaaggtattacatgcatgtaacaaaaatgtccactataattacactatgggaggaatagaactagatgaagtaacgcatgagaaagacctaggagtctatgtggactcctcactttctccatccaagcaatgtggggaagcaataaaaaaggcaaacatgatgttagggtatattgtcaaaagtgtagaattgagaacaagggcagtgatgttcagactgtacaatgcactagttagagctcatctggatactgtggacagttctgggctccacacttcaagaaagatatcgctgctctagaggcagttcagaggagagcaaccagacttattccaggtctgaagggaatgtcctactgagagactgaggaactgaaccttttcaccctggaacagaggagactacgtggggacttgattcaagtcttcaaaatcatgaaaggcatcgaccacatcaaaccagaggagcttttccagatcagcagggacacacggacccggggacacaaatggaaattgggcttcaaggcattcaagacagaaaacaggagacacttcttcacacacagaggcgtcacaatctgaacaaactccccagcgatgtggctgaagaaacaatttgggaaaattcaaaaacagactggataggatccttggatcacttagatattaatggacaccaaacgagcacgatggggcgaatggcctcctcgtttgcaaactttcttatgttcttatgtacgtgtgtgtgcatgcgtgtgtatATCTTACTTCTCGTGCCAGTCCGATGGAGTCCAGGATTCAAACTCTTTCCCGGGCTCCTCGAAGAAATCTGTAAGGAACTTCTGGATCTGCTGGGCAGAGAGGATTCCACCTGGAACCGTGGATGTTAGGTTCCGGAAAGCTTCCAGAACTTTCCCTACAAAAAAATGGAGATTCGCAATTTTCTCCCTCTTTTATAAGAATGATAAAGATCAAAATCAACCTTTTTTTGATAAAGTTTCCCATGCAGAAGAATGGCCACAGAGAGCCCTACAGGATCGGTGAAAGTAcaatggatggatagatagatagatagataacgtTTAGGTGTAGAAATCTCGAGGAGGGTCGGAGGCCTATgtacaagaaagaaagagaaagccaAAGTTTGGGCAGTTTTAGGTGTGAGCTGTGCAACTGGGGTGATCTGGACTGTTTGACCATCAAAGCAGTGAATAAATGGATGAGGACGCAGGCCAGGGGACGGACACTGTCAGGAGACGAGGGTGGGGGACCGGTGTACCTGGGGGCTCTTTCAGCTTCATGTCCACAAAGTGCTTGTCATCCGCAAACAGCTTGGCCTCCTGCACCTGCCTCAGCAGCTCCCCCTGGCAGTACACCTCACTGACGGATACAGAGACGGGACGGATGGACAaggggagggacagggagagagacgcAGACCAATCAGTTGACAGACACATTTGGGGGCAAGTCCTTCTGATTAATTGAGCAGAAAAAAAGTTACTCAGAGTGAATATTGTGTGAATATTGAGTGAAATTGTTTTGACTCCCTTCGGCCTTCAAGGACCAGGCTTCCCTTAATTGAGCAAGGAACTGTAATTGGTTAATGAAGAGCTCTGTAGAAATTGGGTTACCTGGGATTAGGGCTCTCTGGGACCAGAGCTGGGcggcacagaaacacagacagtaCGGGGGTGTCCCAATTGAACCAAACAAATTCCCCCTTACTTTGCATGGAGTAAAACAGATTGAAGGCTATTTGACAGtaaggaggaaaaaaacagtGCAGTGCATCCTGGGATAGCATGGCCTGGTattagattttattattatatgtatttatgagtGTAATTTGAACGATTACGAGGATGGGGCCTTATCTGTTTGAGACTAATATCACAGATGCGTGGAGAACTTTGTACTCAAGGGTCCTGAGTATTGAACTCAGTTTGAGCTCTTAACCCCCTGAGCAGCGCCACTCACAGCACCTCTCGCTCCTTTGCAAACCTAGGCTTGAACATTTTACACATAGAGCCGACATacttgttgttttgggcacgtttatttaaagttaattgttttgttttttgttaaaatcacaaagattttaaaaattttaagtgattttaagaattgatttttaaagattttaatcataagtattaaaaaattgaattggtttttttaatgaaaatgtaaaatactacaccaaataaaacagtatagcATTAAGAGTGATATATTTTAGGTTAAGGTTTTAAAATCCCATTTATTTCAATAAgtcaaaaacaaacatcaaatTTCAATCGCCAAATGATCACACTTATATATGCATAAAACGATACAGGAATGAATTGGTTCATTATATAATTGTCATCTGTTGTGTTGTATGTGTACAtacaatttatatttgttttgttaatgaaTACAGGGCTCCCATATCATTgtgttattttagaaacaatgtAACCAGTGGTCAATCTTTCACATATAAATGGCATTGCTCTCAGGAACGCTTTGTCTCAGTGGCAGTGGGAATTGTATgggacgcacacacacacacacacactgcggaGTCTATAATAAGGATAGCAGTAAGGCTTTACACACTGCTATGAGTCAACAGAAAATGTGGGATATGCACAACAACCAGATTCACTCAGATTCAATTCAGCGTACATCCAACGCCCAAACCATAATTAGAAATGTGAAAGGAATTAAGTAAAGAACCCCACAGAGCAACGCTGATGCAGCTACTGACACAGTCTCTATTTGTATTGAAAGGGAAGACACGACTGGTAAATCGATGCGTTGCTCGTTCATGTTTTGTCCTCCTGGCTGTGCGAACGCAAGAACCTGACATTCGGTAGGAACGCGGCGTTCGACTCAGTTCATCATGTTCAGCATCTACTCCCGTCCAACTTTCTATTgggaacaaaatataaaagcaacACATCCAGCGAGAAAATGCCGAAGTGGCTGTCGAGAGTAAAGCTTTAGCAGACTGTGACTGGAGCGATCTCTGGACTCTCCTGCCGGCTTAGGATGCTTGCGACTCGGCTGACCCTCACCACCACATCGGAGGGAGAAAGGACTCACCTGTCGCAAGGTGGTGGGAGAGCACACCTGAGCACAGGGAACAGGACGAGGCAGGTCCAGATTACAACCAGGTCCATATCGGCAGGCCAGTCCCAACAGCTATAAAAACAAAACGATCGTTCCCTCTATCTCCGGTTCAGCGTCCAAGCATTTGGAGCGTCATCCATGTATTAATTATGATACAATCATTAACTCAAATGAGCTGCAATGAGTTACAAACAGCAACTGTAGTTAAAGTAATAAACCCCTCTCTGTTCCCACACAGCTCTAGGGTTATTTTTAGTTCTTCTACCACCAGCGATCTGTTCCAACGAGTGTAAGCGATCACTTAAATCGCCGTAGCTGCTGTATTCCGGGTTTGCTTTCTCCACTCCATTGGTTTATGTGCTGCTgacagttacagtgagggaaaaaagtatttgatccccttctgattttgtacgtttgcccactgacaaagaaatgatcagtctataattttaatggtaggtgtattttaacagtgagagacagaataacaacaaaagaatctagaaaaacacatttcaaaaaagttataaattgatttgcatgttaatgagggaaataagtatttgaccccttcgactcagtacttggtggcaaaacccttgttggcaatcacagaggtcagacgtttcttgtagttggccaccaggtttgtacacatctcaggagggattttgtcccactcctctttaaggtttcgaggctgacgtatggcaactcgaaccttcagctccctccacagattttctgtgggattaaggtctggagactggct from Amia ocellicauda isolate fAmiCal2 chromosome 1, fAmiCal2.hap1, whole genome shotgun sequence includes the following:
- the treh gene encoding trehalase, giving the protein MDLVVIWTCLVLFPVLRCALPPPCDSEVYCQGELLRQVQEAKLFADDKHFVDMKLKEPPGKVLEAFRNLTSTVPGGILSAQQIQKFLTDFFEEPGKEFESWTPSDWHENPEFLSNITDPDLRSWARDLHTLWKSLGRKVRAEVQDRPELYSLIYTPHPLIVPGGRFRELYYWDSYWVINGLLLSEMKDTARGMISNFLYLVERYGFVPNGARVYYERRSQPPFLTLMVESYYQATQDKSFLSFALPLLEKEYQFWMENRSVVVQSAGISHTLNRYRVEAGQPRPESYTDDLELAQGLSKDAQERLWAELKAGAESGWDFTSRWYMAEGGRGSGGALSDTRTSHILPVDLNALLCRNERTLAFFYKELGNTSAAQYWEDALQQRMAAVQAVLWDEETGVWRDYSLLSNTSRPGFYPSNLAPLWAQCYAEPGAGERALEYLQASGALKYPNGVPTSLSDSGQQWDYPNAWPPLQHMIIEGLSKLSSESAQQIALDLSQKWIQTNRKAYKTYQAMFEKYDVNGDGKPGGGGEYEVQLGFGWTNGVALQLLDRFGDRLSSGATAVLGSGLGVWLLSTLLVML